In the Methylobacter sp. YRD-M1 genome, one interval contains:
- a CDS encoding Imm50 family immunity protein — MKNNFMSNTDQLSIKGRDKLISELGYWPDFCDAKICELFFRRGTDAELELSLTLQYIDMELNRELLVKIVLHGVLTMRFDELTIDNVIDKLSISDSLVVEIEAAIGLFGHCKCKAIDIDVIASKPFTGQR; from the coding sequence ATGAAAAATAACTTTATGAGCAACACTGATCAATTAAGTATCAAGGGAAGAGATAAGCTAATTTCTGAGCTTGGATATTGGCCTGACTTTTGCGATGCTAAAATTTGTGAATTGTTTTTTCGTAGGGGCACTGATGCTGAATTAGAGCTTTCGCTAACGCTGCAATATATCGATATGGAGTTAAATCGTGAGTTACTTGTAAAGATTGTTCTTCATGGAGTCTTAACTATGAGATTCGATGAGCTAACGATTGACAATGTGATTGATAAACTGAGTATTAGCGATTCTCTTGTTGTTGAAATCGAAGCTGCTATAGGATTATTCGGTCATTGCAAGTGCAAAGCAATAGATATTGATGTAATTGCCTCAAAGCCTTTCACGGGACAGAGGTGA
- a CDS encoding Fic family protein: MANQKSYQPPYIITPTILNLVAEISEQIGRYTILAEQNLTPRLRRENRIRTIQASLAIENNTLTLEQVTAVIDGKRVLGLPREIQEVHNAFAAYEAMENWHPASEADLLAAHGLLMSTLVDQPGIYRTGGVGIFRGKQLVHMAPPADRVPYLMADLLAWLKRTEEHPLVASCLFHYELEFIHPFTDGNGRMGRLWQTLILRHWKPLLAYLPVETVIRERQNNYYRVLAEADECAEATPFVEFMLQALSDTIGEAVSTDQVSDHVTDQVKRLLEVIGDKEINSADLMQTLGLSHRPTFRDNYLNPALEGGWLERTQPDSPRSPTQRYRLSKKGKLWLQSEDKSKG, translated from the coding sequence ATGGCGAATCAAAAGAGCTATCAGCCGCCCTATATCATTACCCCAACAATATTGAATCTGGTCGCCGAAATCAGCGAGCAGATCGGACGTTACACGATCCTGGCTGAACAAAACCTGACACCGCGCTTACGTCGGGAAAACCGGATCCGCACCATTCAAGCATCGCTGGCGATTGAGAACAATACACTGACTTTAGAACAAGTGACAGCGGTTATAGATGGCAAACGCGTACTCGGCTTGCCCCGCGAAATTCAGGAAGTCCATAATGCCTTTGCCGCTTACGAAGCAATGGAAAACTGGCATCCAGCCTCCGAAGCCGATTTGTTGGCAGCACATGGATTGCTAATGTCAACCTTGGTCGATCAACCGGGCATATATCGTACCGGCGGTGTCGGCATATTCCGTGGCAAGCAATTAGTGCATATGGCGCCGCCTGCCGATCGAGTGCCTTATCTGATGGCCGATTTGTTGGCTTGGTTAAAACGTACTGAAGAGCATCCTTTAGTTGCCAGTTGCCTGTTTCATTATGAACTGGAGTTCATTCATCCTTTTACTGACGGCAATGGACGTATGGGTCGATTATGGCAGACCCTGATTCTGCGCCACTGGAAACCCTTGTTGGCTTATTTGCCTGTGGAAACAGTTATTCGTGAGCGCCAGAATAATTATTATCGCGTCTTGGCTGAAGCAGATGAATGCGCAGAGGCTACGCCATTCGTCGAGTTTATGCTCCAAGCTTTATCAGATACCATTGGAGAGGCAGTCTCTACCGACCAAGTAAGCGACCATGTAACCGACCAAGTAAAACGACTGCTTGAAGTTATCGGTGACAAAGAAATCAATAGCGCCGACTTAATGCAAACACTAGGATTGTCTCACCGGCCAACATTCAGAGACAATTATCTGAACCCGGCTTTAGAGGGAGGTTGGTTAGAGCGCACTCAACCCGACTCACCAAGAAGCCCTACACAGCGTTATCGGCTTTCTAAAAAAGGGAAGCTGTGGTTACAAAGTGAGGACAAAAGTAAAGGCTAG
- a CDS encoding Panacea domain-containing protein, which translates to MSLSAVPASINAAILPVCPNSFFCSIIQTISLTRGVVMFNERKVAQMAAFFLGQVQGGRMSHLKLMKLLYLAEREALRSLGLHLTGDHLVSMPHGPVLSMTLNLMDGDIESHPSCRHTSLPNRRRTGN; encoded by the coding sequence ATGTCTCTCAGCGCTGTACCGGCCTCAATAAACGCTGCAATTTTACCGGTTTGCCCGAACTCATTTTTTTGTTCGATAATACAAACCATATCTTTAACAAGGGGAGTTGTGATGTTCAATGAGCGTAAAGTTGCCCAAATGGCCGCCTTTTTCCTAGGGCAAGTCCAGGGAGGCCGTATGTCACATCTGAAACTGATGAAACTTCTGTATCTTGCAGAGCGGGAAGCGTTACGTTCTCTCGGCCTCCACCTAACAGGTGATCATCTTGTCTCCATGCCGCATGGGCCTGTTCTATCGATGACGCTTAATCTGATGGATGGCGATATAGAATCACATCCAAGCTGCCGGCATACTAGCCTCCCAAATCGAAGGCGAACAGGAAATTGA
- a CDS encoding WYL domain-containing protein, which yields MIQLLQQDLKWEQRQRLTLLEATVFWSGSVSTSALMDNFGISRVQASKDLTLYQTICPDNIRYDKFLKRYVIEATFKPAFMEWTTREFLQVLKVQRVGTRGAVLTLINNLPTVEIVESIFRQIDRAVLQTVNQAIVTGKEIRVCYQSMARPEPTELQLSPHALVFDGLRWHMRAFSRTHNEFRDFVIARVLSAEFIGVTDINSSNDLAWQQFVTVRIGPHPGLSDSQKAAIEFDYAMENGVLEHKVRAAVASYFLKAMRIGPDDKEREAVVQQIILLNRNELKDYLLF from the coding sequence ATGATTCAGCTTTTGCAACAGGATTTAAAATGGGAACAACGGCAACGCTTAACGTTGCTGGAGGCGACGGTATTCTGGAGCGGGAGTGTGTCCACTAGTGCTTTAATGGATAATTTCGGCATCAGTCGGGTACAAGCCTCGAAGGATTTAACGCTTTATCAGACGATATGTCCCGATAACATTCGCTACGATAAATTTTTAAAAAGGTATGTAATTGAAGCCACTTTTAAACCCGCTTTTATGGAATGGACTACCAGGGAATTTTTACAGGTTTTGAAAGTACAGCGGGTCGGAACCCGTGGTGCTGTACTGACTCTGATCAATAATCTACCGACTGTTGAGATTGTTGAATCGATATTCAGGCAAATCGATCGAGCGGTCTTGCAGACAGTCAACCAGGCGATAGTGACAGGTAAAGAAATACGCGTATGCTATCAATCAATGGCCCGGCCAGAACCGACGGAATTACAGTTGTCTCCCCATGCGCTAGTCTTTGATGGACTGCGCTGGCATATGCGGGCTTTCAGCCGGACTCATAACGAATTTCGGGATTTTGTCATAGCACGTGTGCTATCAGCTGAATTTATTGGCGTAACTGATATCAATTCTTCTAATGATCTGGCTTGGCAGCAATTTGTCACCGTCAGAATCGGCCCGCATCCGGGGCTAAGCGATAGCCAGAAAGCGGCAATTGAATTTGATTATGCAATGGAAAACGGCGTTCTAGAGCACAAGGTGAGGGCAGCTGTTGCGTCTTATTTTCTAAAGGCGATGAGGATCGGCCCTGATGACAAAGAGCGCGAGGCAGTTGTTCAGCAGATTATTTTATTGAACAGAAATGAATTGAAAGATTATTTGTTGTTCTAG
- the cas1f gene encoding type I-F CRISPR-associated endonuclease Cas1f encodes MEQLTDLKAILHSKRANIYYLEKCRVMQKDGRVLYLTESKDENLYWNIPIANTTVILLGTGTSITQAAMRMLASAGVLVGFCGGGATPLLAAVEIEWLTPQSEYRPTEYVQGWLSFWFDESKRLRVAKTFQQARADYIKRTWEKDRELKAENFFIDDLEISSALNNYTTQIETAEKVGDLLQREALLTRQLYRYAAKSTQFGNFTRDHQSTDLANGFLNHGNYLAYGLAASTLWVLGIPHGFAVMHGKTRRGALVFDIADLVKDAIVLPWAFVCAKEKMSEQEFRQQILQKFTEHKALDFMFEQVKQQALRGEQP; translated from the coding sequence ATGGAACAATTAACAGATCTAAAAGCTATATTGCATTCTAAGCGGGCCAATATTTATTACCTGGAAAAATGCCGGGTAATGCAAAAAGACGGCCGCGTACTTTACCTGACCGAATCCAAGGATGAAAACTTATACTGGAATATCCCCATCGCCAACACTACCGTCATCCTCTTAGGAACGGGCACATCCATTACTCAGGCGGCGATGAGAATGTTGGCGAGTGCCGGCGTTCTCGTCGGCTTTTGTGGCGGCGGTGCTACGCCATTGCTTGCAGCTGTCGAAATCGAATGGCTCACTCCACAAAGCGAATATCGCCCCACTGAATATGTGCAAGGTTGGTTAAGTTTCTGGTTCGACGAATCCAAGCGATTAAGAGTAGCAAAAACTTTTCAACAAGCTCGTGCCGACTACATCAAGAGAACTTGGGAAAAAGACCGCGAACTCAAAGCCGAAAACTTTTTCATCGATGACCTCGAAATCAGTTCAGCTCTTAACAACTACACCACCCAAATCGAAACTGCCGAAAAAGTTGGCGATCTCCTGCAACGCGAAGCCCTCCTGACCAGACAACTATATCGCTATGCCGCAAAATCCACACAATTCGGCAATTTTACTCGTGACCACCAAAGCACCGATCTCGCCAACGGTTTTTTGAACCATGGCAACTACCTGGCTTATGGCTTGGCGGCCTCCACACTATGGGTGCTGGGCATTCCGCACGGCTTTGCAGTCATGCATGGTAAAACTCGGCGCGGCGCCTTGGTGTTTGATATAGCCGATCTCGTCAAGGATGCCATCGTCTTGCCGTGGGCGTTTGTCTGCGCCAAGGAGAAAATGAGCGAACAAGAGTTTCGCCAGCAAATCCTGCAAAAGTTTACCGAACACAAGGCGCTGGATTTCATGTTTGAGCAAGTCAAGCAGCAAGCCTTGCGAGGCGAACAACCATGA
- the cas3f gene encoding type I-F CRISPR-associated helicase Cas3f: MMVTFVSQCQKKALSRTRRVLDSFANRIGDNTWQTVITEDGLIAVKTLLRKTATKNTAVACHWIRSRSRSELVWIVGNRRRFNPEGIVPVNSTQKSLINSHWENNWTYLPAIKALVAIAALLHDWGKATVLFQSKLKTITNKGDPLRHEWISCLLLNALVRQAGDNDEAWLRLLSEGAWDEEALKNTAAENSKNPLADLPPIAQLVGWLIMTHHRLPSRQKPDDESGQKRESLPRMLKSLNADWGYQNPQDDDKRLKACFEFPEGLLSQSEPWLKQLKKWSAKLLQAQAQIQPLLENGAYRLLLHHARLCLMLGDHYYSSCQADADWKSVIDIYANTDNQQNLKQKLDEHLVRVGDQSLKISQTLSRFSSEMDYAYDIKSLKQKSSAGFEWQDKAVESIARFKTQHEALQEQGYGWFVVNMASTGCGKTIANAKIMRALSSDGDSLRYILALGLRTLTLQTGNEYRTRIGLGNDELAVLIGSAAVKELYDKTVREKEQSAGFEELGSESLEQLLSEDLDYQSMPSAEFLDVFFPKYKPKLAEKHKAFLYKPVLACTIDHVIAATETLRGGKYILPCLRLLSSDLVIDEVDDFNGADLIAIGRLIHLAGMLGRKVMISSATIPPNLAEGFFNAYQAGWQLHSHFKNAHAMVACVWIDEFGTQVERLDSADSERRYRQYQNAHRQFIIKRVANLQKQIVKRKAMIVRCNDLLANKNDLLTQREQYFDKIKQIAEQLHIHHHTVDAKTGKRVSFGVVRMANIPPCVALTQYLLQEADWRDGIAPKIMVYHSRQVLLLRHEQEKHLDKVLQRKEKDSEVPEAFKDPMIRQHLDHTDARDVLFILVATPVEEVGRDHDFDWAIIEPSSFRSIIQLAGRVLRHRPLDADIEHANIAVMQYNLKALRQGNGPAYCRPGYENAKSLRLTSHDLCKLVDEAALNQVVNAIPRIQQPETLQPKQRLADMEHEALHKNLTDYQQKGPQAMQAWLSENWWLTAVPQQINRFRAGKPETSLYLVWRDDEAVFYEKDERGEFIPRQALHNIVTAQPLDSEAQTKLWLTRDYQAVLRQHAEAEPNADETEIEQIVQAKSERYGEISLRPNTDRPWFYSDQLGLFQDMT; this comes from the coding sequence ATGATGGTTACCTTTGTCAGTCAATGTCAGAAAAAAGCCCTGAGCCGCACCCGCCGTGTGTTAGATTCCTTCGCCAACCGAATCGGGGATAACACTTGGCAAACGGTGATCACCGAAGACGGCCTGATCGCAGTCAAGACCCTGCTGCGGAAAACCGCCACAAAAAATACCGCCGTGGCTTGTCATTGGATAAGGTCCAGAAGTCGGAGCGAGTTAGTTTGGATTGTGGGGAATCGTAGGCGGTTTAATCCAGAAGGTATCGTGCCGGTAAACAGCACGCAAAAGAGTCTGATCAACAGCCATTGGGAAAACAATTGGACTTATCTGCCTGCCATCAAAGCCTTGGTGGCTATCGCCGCTTTGCTTCATGACTGGGGCAAAGCTACCGTTTTGTTTCAAAGCAAGTTAAAGACTATTACTAATAAAGGTGACCCACTACGTCACGAGTGGATTTCCTGTCTATTATTGAACGCATTGGTTCGGCAGGCAGGAGACAACGATGAAGCTTGGCTGCGATTGTTAAGCGAAGGCGCGTGGGATGAAGAGGCGTTGAAAAACACGGCAGCTGAAAACAGCAAAAATCCGTTGGCTGATTTGCCTCCGATTGCCCAATTGGTCGGCTGGTTGATCATGACTCATCATCGCTTGCCCAGCCGGCAAAAACCTGATGATGAATCTGGACAGAAACGGGAAAGCTTGCCGAGAATGCTCAAAAGCCTGAACGCCGATTGGGGTTACCAAAATCCGCAGGACGACGATAAACGACTGAAAGCCTGTTTCGAATTCCCTGAAGGCTTATTGTCTCAATCTGAGCCTTGGCTGAAACAACTGAAAAAATGGTCGGCCAAGTTATTGCAGGCCCAAGCGCAAATTCAACCGTTGCTGGAAAACGGCGCGTACCGGTTGTTGTTGCATCATGCCCGCTTGTGCCTGATGTTGGGCGACCATTATTACTCGTCCTGCCAAGCCGACGCCGACTGGAAATCGGTAATCGACATATACGCAAATACCGACAATCAACAAAACCTCAAGCAAAAACTGGACGAGCACTTGGTGCGTGTCGGCGATCAATCCTTGAAAATCAGCCAAACTTTGTCACGTTTCAGCAGCGAGATGGATTATGCCTATGACATTAAAAGTCTCAAACAAAAAAGTTCGGCAGGATTTGAATGGCAAGACAAGGCAGTAGAAAGCATAGCCCGTTTCAAAACGCAACACGAAGCCTTACAGGAACAAGGTTACGGTTGGTTCGTGGTGAATATGGCGAGTACCGGCTGCGGCAAAACCATTGCCAATGCCAAAATCATGCGCGCCCTGTCGAGCGACGGCGATAGCTTGCGTTATATCCTGGCCTTGGGCTTGCGTACCTTGACTCTGCAAACCGGAAACGAATACCGCACTCGCATCGGTTTGGGCAACGATGAATTGGCGGTGCTGATTGGTTCCGCAGCCGTCAAAGAGTTGTACGACAAAACCGTACGCGAAAAAGAACAATCGGCCGGTTTCGAAGAACTTGGTTCCGAATCTCTGGAACAACTGCTGTCCGAGGATTTGGACTATCAGAGCATGCCGAGCGCTGAATTTCTTGATGTCTTTTTTCCAAAATATAAACCCAAACTGGCCGAAAAGCACAAGGCTTTTCTCTATAAACCGGTGTTGGCTTGCACGATAGACCACGTCATCGCCGCCACTGAAACGCTACGCGGCGGCAAATACATTTTGCCTTGCCTGCGGCTGCTGTCCTCCGATCTGGTGATCGACGAAGTCGACGATTTCAACGGCGCAGATTTGATCGCTATCGGCCGCTTGATTCATTTGGCTGGCATGTTGGGCCGTAAAGTGATGATTTCCTCCGCTACCATTCCGCCTAATTTAGCCGAGGGCTTTTTTAATGCCTATCAAGCGGGCTGGCAATTGCATAGTCATTTTAAAAATGCTCATGCAATGGTCGCTTGCGTCTGGATAGATGAGTTTGGAACCCAAGTGGAAAGGCTTGACAGCGCCGACTCGGAGAGACGCTACCGACAGTATCAAAACGCTCACCGGCAATTCATCATTAAACGAGTTGCCAACTTGCAAAAGCAAATCGTCAAGCGCAAAGCCATGATCGTACGTTGCAACGATTTGTTAGCCAATAAAAACGACCTACTAACCCAGCGCGAGCAATACTTCGACAAAATCAAACAAATCGCCGAACAATTACATATCCATCACCACACCGTCGATGCCAAAACCGGCAAACGGGTGTCCTTTGGCGTCGTACGCATGGCGAATATTCCGCCCTGTGTCGCATTGACGCAATACTTGCTGCAAGAAGCCGATTGGCGCGACGGCATTGCGCCGAAAATCATGGTTTACCACAGTCGACAAGTGCTTTTACTGCGCCACGAACAGGAAAAGCATCTGGACAAAGTGCTGCAACGTAAGGAAAAGGACAGTGAAGTTCCAGAAGCTTTCAAGGACCCGATGATCCGCCAACATTTAGATCATACCGATGCCAGAGACGTATTGTTCATTTTAGTGGCAACGCCGGTAGAAGAAGTCGGGCGCGATCATGATTTCGATTGGGCAATTATAGAACCGTCGTCTTTCCGTTCCATCATTCAATTGGCGGGCCGCGTCCTGCGCCATCGTCCACTGGATGCAGACATCGAACACGCCAATATCGCCGTCATGCAATACAACTTGAAAGCCTTGCGTCAAGGCAACGGCCCGGCCTATTGCCGGCCCGGCTACGAAAACGCCAAGAGTCTCAGGCTGACTTCCCACGACTTGTGCAAGTTGGTGGATGAAGCGGCCTTGAATCAAGTGGTCAACGCCATTCCGCGCATACAACAGCCAGAAACGCTGCAACCTAAACAACGCTTGGCTGACATGGAACACGAAGCCCTGCATAAAAACCTGACCGACTATCAACAAAAAGGCCCGCAGGCCATGCAAGCGTGGTTAAGCGAAAACTGGTGGCTGACCGCGGTGCCGCAACAAATCAACCGCTTTCGTGCTGGAAAACCGGAAACTTCGTTGTATTTGGTGTGGCGAGACGACGAAGCGGTGTTTTACGAAAAAGACGAACGCGGCGAGTTCATTCCTCGCCAAGCGCTGCACAACATTGTGACTGCGCAACCTTTAGATAGCGAAGCACAAACCAAACTATGGCTGACTAGAGATTACCAAGCCGTTCTGCGCCAACATGCCGAAGCGGAACCCAATGCGGATGAAACCGAAATCGAGCAAATTGTGCAGGCGAAATCCGAACGCTATGGTGAAATCTCGCTACGCCCCAATACCGATCGACCGTGGTTTTATTCGGATCAGTTAGGTCTGTTCCAAGACATGACCTAA
- the csy1 gene encoding type I-F CRISPR-associated protein Csy1, whose translation MNPSISTFFADRKAAWLKAKLKASIDEGDQSAVQQEAEDKFSLSTWLPDAARRAAWLSMVSHHGKFSHPSAKTSSIIADSRRANDGYLRSGNVAYELDVFGNAAAMDVYRFLCLPMVDGQTVLQHLEQDSMAAKQLLDIPTADYESLRSGFLAVKQSVGGNKTDGLVKQVYFPIDADYHLLSILTPAGLLTQTKSRIDAMRFSDATKQAKDSRRKNEHHADGYDDIFGLTVTIYGGTKPQNISVLNNQNAGRAYLLSSVPPVFEQRQVRLPTRHFFKNSLPIRRFNDNFQTLDRLMRSGVNNIHVRDGIRNTLKYLIDSVLQQAFRIRANDPGWSNKERYQALPMPHRIWLDDAYIEQREQNDAWLEQVAGDFARWIINAYEYLCKESHTKLGDDELRELITLVEQAVAADKEFLK comes from the coding sequence ATGAATCCATCTATTTCAACGTTTTTTGCCGACCGTAAAGCGGCGTGGCTAAAAGCGAAACTGAAAGCATCCATAGATGAAGGCGACCAAAGCGCTGTCCAGCAGGAAGCGGAAGACAAGTTTTCCTTGTCGACTTGGCTGCCGGATGCCGCTAGGCGAGCAGCTTGGCTGTCGATGGTGAGCCATCACGGCAAATTCAGCCATCCCAGCGCCAAAACCAGCTCGATCATTGCGGATAGCCGCCGAGCGAACGACGGTTATCTGCGTAGCGGCAATGTCGCGTATGAGTTGGACGTGTTCGGTAATGCGGCAGCGATGGATGTTTACAGATTTCTGTGTTTACCGATGGTCGACGGGCAAACGGTGTTGCAACATCTGGAACAAGACAGCATGGCGGCCAAACAGCTGTTGGATATTCCGACCGCCGATTACGAAAGCCTGCGCTCAGGCTTTCTCGCCGTCAAGCAAAGCGTTGGTGGCAATAAGACAGACGGACTGGTTAAGCAAGTATATTTCCCAATCGATGCCGATTATCACTTACTGTCGATTCTGACACCGGCCGGGTTGTTGACGCAAACCAAAAGCCGGATCGATGCCATGCGCTTTTCCGATGCCACCAAACAAGCTAAGGACAGCCGCAGGAAAAACGAACACCACGCCGACGGTTACGATGATATTTTCGGCCTGACTGTAACCATTTATGGCGGCACTAAGCCGCAAAACATCAGCGTGTTGAACAATCAGAACGCTGGCCGGGCTTATCTGCTGAGTAGCGTACCGCCGGTCTTCGAGCAACGGCAAGTGCGTTTACCAACTCGACATTTTTTCAAGAATTCCCTACCTATCCGGCGATTCAACGATAATTTCCAAACTCTAGATCGATTGATGCGTAGCGGCGTCAACAACATTCACGTCCGCGACGGCATACGCAACACGCTCAAATACCTGATCGACTCAGTGTTACAGCAAGCCTTCAGAATCCGCGCAAATGATCCCGGATGGTCCAACAAAGAGCGTTACCAAGCGCTACCCATGCCCCACCGAATCTGGTTGGACGATGCGTATATCGAGCAACGCGAACAAAACGACGCGTGGCTGGAACAAGTGGCCGGCGATTTCGCCCGTTGGATCATCAATGCGTACGAATACCTGTGCAAGGAGAGCCACACCAAGCTTGGCGACGATGAACTACGCGAACTGATAACGCTGGTCGAACAAGCTGTCGCCGCCGACAAGGAGTTTCTCAAATGA
- the csy2 gene encoding type I-F CRISPR-associated protein Csy2, with product MRRRFLLIPHLQIHNANAMSSPYTIGFPALTAWLGAVHALQRYLQQQQLTDIELSSVGISCHRFDLQTYKGPGDFVYSIVGTANPLDKDGSRPAFVEEARCHLEVSLLIELQGLDNDDRERFETLVNQRLRCMKWASGDVLDVKPVEIHAADEDDELSVKKLLNRLMLGYVLIERRELIMQAIREEGQDALDALLGYLKVMHRSSQDESSKVTWSSQRKAPGWLVPIAVGFQSISGLGRAANQRDSQTPHRFAESVVTLGEFKMPYRIENLDDVLWQYHADTEQNLYLCRTLTSSNLIGD from the coding sequence ATGAGACGACGTTTCCTGTTAATCCCACATTTGCAAATCCACAACGCCAATGCGATGAGCAGTCCATACACCATCGGCTTTCCAGCGCTGACGGCATGGCTGGGCGCCGTGCATGCCTTGCAACGATATTTGCAACAACAGCAATTGACCGACATCGAACTAAGCAGCGTAGGGATAAGCTGTCATCGGTTCGATTTGCAAACCTATAAGGGACCGGGCGATTTTGTATATTCCATCGTCGGCACCGCCAATCCGCTGGACAAGGACGGCAGCCGGCCGGCCTTTGTCGAAGAAGCCCGTTGCCATTTGGAAGTCTCGCTATTGATCGAATTGCAAGGACTGGATAACGACGACCGCGAGCGTTTCGAAACGCTGGTCAACCAACGGCTGCGCTGTATGAAGTGGGCCAGCGGCGATGTGTTAGACGTCAAACCCGTTGAAATTCATGCTGCGGACGAAGACGACGAACTGAGCGTCAAGAAGTTGCTTAACCGCCTGATGCTCGGTTACGTGTTGATCGAACGCCGCGAGCTAATAATGCAAGCAATACGCGAAGAAGGCCAGGATGCACTGGACGCTCTGCTAGGTTATCTGAAAGTGATGCATCGCAGCAGCCAGGACGAAAGCAGCAAAGTCACTTGGAGCAGCCAACGTAAAGCGCCGGGCTGGTTGGTGCCGATTGCCGTGGGATTTCAAAGCATCTCGGGACTTGGCCGAGCGGCAAACCAGCGTGATAGCCAAACGCCGCACCGCTTCGCCGAAAGTGTAGTGACGCTGGGCGAGTTCAAGATGCCCTACCGAATCGAAAATCTGGACGACGTGCTCTGGCAATATCACGCCGATACCGAACAAAACCTCTACCTTTGCCGAACCCTAACCTCATCTAACCTCATTGGAGATTAA
- the csy3 gene encoding type I-F CRISPR-associated protein Csy3 codes for MAVKNDATVLAFEKKLVPSNGYLYGTQWDERHQKDPEPLKLNEKSVRGTISNRLKSAQQSDPLKLNAEVEKPNLQTVDACALGENQNTLKLSFTLKVLGGVNKPSASNGPNFNSIYPGMAQAYIEQEGFKELAKRYTINIANARYLWRNRVGAEKIEVVVDTGDNDKLVFDAKQFSLRDFDSDHPSLQKLANKIADALCGRLPYLLISIDAYALVGKAQEVYPSEELVLGNGKGDKSKILYAVNGVAALHSQKIGNALRTIDTWYPGYEDSAIGIGPIAIEPYGAVTNLGKAFRTPKDKADFYTLFDRFALGDKLADKNQEHYVMAVLVRGGVFGQSGKD; via the coding sequence ATGGCAGTAAAAAACGATGCAACTGTATTGGCTTTCGAAAAAAAACTGGTTCCTTCCAACGGTTATTTATACGGTACGCAGTGGGATGAGCGCCATCAAAAAGATCCGGAGCCGTTAAAGCTGAACGAAAAATCGGTGCGCGGTACAATTTCTAACCGGTTGAAATCGGCGCAACAAAGCGATCCGCTAAAACTGAACGCCGAAGTCGAAAAGCCCAATCTGCAGACCGTCGACGCCTGCGCGCTGGGCGAAAATCAAAATACCCTCAAACTCAGCTTTACACTGAAAGTCTTGGGCGGCGTAAACAAGCCGTCCGCCAGCAATGGACCAAATTTCAACTCCATTTATCCTGGCATGGCTCAAGCCTATATCGAGCAAGAAGGATTCAAAGAGCTTGCCAAGCGTTACACTATCAACATCGCCAACGCCCGCTATTTGTGGCGTAACCGGGTGGGTGCAGAAAAAATCGAAGTCGTAGTCGATACCGGCGATAACGACAAACTGGTATTCGACGCCAAGCAATTTTCGCTACGCGACTTCGATTCCGATCATCCTAGCTTGCAAAAGTTGGCAAATAAAATCGCCGACGCGCTGTGTGGCCGGTTGCCTTACTTGCTAATTAGCATCGATGCTTACGCTCTGGTCGGCAAAGCACAAGAGGTCTATCCCAGCGAAGAGCTGGTGCTAGGTAACGGCAAAGGCGATAAAAGTAAAATCCTATACGCGGTTAACGGTGTGGCCGCCCTACACTCGCAAAAAATCGGCAATGCCCTACGTACCATTGATACTTGGTATCCGGGATACGAGGATTCCGCCATTGGCATCGGACCGATCGCCATTGAGCCTTACGGTGCAGTAACTAACTTGGGTAAAGCTTTCCGTACCCCGAAAGACAAAGCGGATTTCTACACCTTGTTTGATCGTTTCGCATTGGGTGACAAATTGGCGGATAAAAACCAAGAGCACTATGTTATGGCAGTGCTGGTGCGCGGCGGCGTATTCGGTCAAAGCGGCAAGGATTAA
- the cas6f gene encoding type I-F CRISPR-associated endoribonuclease Cas6/Csy4 — translation MGFYCEITLLPNPEVNLNFLWSKAFQQIHLGLVEMQDDKGQVPIGVSFPEYVVSEKYSVLGGKCRLFAQDETILARFDTAKWLARLSDYVHCTSIRSVPEKLKGYAIYQREQPKTNKERLARRYAVRHKVSYDEAMLRYNEMVHKSVATPFIRLKSLSSEQTFYLWIKKTLVSESSKGAYSSYGLSAQTTVPEF, via the coding sequence ATGGGTTTTTATTGCGAAATTACTTTATTGCCCAATCCCGAGGTCAATCTCAATTTCCTCTGGTCCAAAGCCTTTCAACAAATCCATTTAGGTCTGGTTGAAATGCAGGATGACAAAGGCCAAGTGCCGATTGGAGTTTCATTCCCAGAGTATGTGGTTAGCGAAAAATACAGCGTACTGGGCGGCAAGTGTAGGTTGTTTGCTCAAGACGAAACCATTCTCGCCCGGTTTGATACTGCAAAATGGCTAGCCCGCTTGAGCGATTATGTGCATTGCACAAGCATCCGATCCGTACCGGAAAAGCTTAAGGGATATGCTATTTATCAACGCGAACAACCCAAAACCAACAAAGAGCGCTTAGCCCGACGTTATGCCGTCCGACATAAAGTGAGCTATGACGAAGCCATGCTTCGCTATAACGAGATGGTGCATAAATCCGTAGCAACCCCGTTTATTCGCCTTAAAAGTTTGAGCAGCGAACAAACGTTTTATTTGTGGATTAAAAAAACTTTGGTTTCAGAGTCATCAAAAGGTGCTTATAGCAGTTATGGCCTAAGCGCCCAAACCACTGTTCCAGAATTTTGA